The Cucurbita pepo subsp. pepo cultivar mu-cu-16 chromosome LG08, ASM280686v2, whole genome shotgun sequence genome contains a region encoding:
- the LOC111800873 gene encoding uncharacterized protein LOC111800873 isoform X4: MPIGEPFVTVNAVSESISFHMCRLSDLTFFDVRISKPCPHMRHLSDLTYGSFVNVITIYHKVVLIQEQLSKDRIIIDTDKRGSLEERKIFVQTYMGAKGPSDSEVEKLVQDVEKYTLASHLVWGLSGIISEHVT, encoded by the exons ATGCCTATTGGCGAGCCTTTTGTGACCGTGAATGCTGTTAGTGAATCTATTAGTTTTCATATGTGCCGCTTATCTGACCTTAC GTTCTTTGATGTAAGAATTAGCAAGCCTTGTCCTCATATGCGCCACTTATCTGACCTTACGTATGGTTCGTTCGTGAATGTTATTACCATTTACCATAAA GTTGTTTTGATTCAAGAACAACTTTCAAAAGACAGGATTATCATTGATACTGACAAAAGGGGAA GTTTGGAGGAGCGTAAAATATTTGTGCAAACATATATGGGTGCTAAAG GTCCCAGTGATTCTGAGGTGGAGAAATTAGTCCAAGATGTTGAGAAGTATACTCTTGCTAGCCATCTTGTTTGGGGTCTCTCGGGAATAATATCG gaGCATGTAACATAA